The Devosia sp. YIM 151766 genome includes a region encoding these proteins:
- a CDS encoding RluA family pseudouridine synthase: MSGVQHREVVADDDGMRLDRWFSRHFPQLGFARLQKLIRNGEVRVDKAKAQTSTRLVQGQVVRIPPIDDPDTVRPHRVNEEDARFLKDLILYEDDDLYIFDKPHGLAVQGGSGTTRHLDGLLKNLPNKQGEAPRLVHRLDRDTSGCLVVAKTAAAAKHFGSVFRSRSARKIYWAVVAGNPSPRQGEISCFLAKRQTADGEQMAVVRNGAPGAVHSLSYYSTTDTASRRFAWVTLKPVTGRTHQLRVHMAQLGTPIIGDPRYFNIENWQEAPGLADGLHLHARRIALPLRNGKKIDISAPLPPHMRQSFEALGFDPDRFDAQNDDPEDVA, translated from the coding sequence ATGAGCGGCGTTCAACATCGAGAAGTCGTGGCGGATGATGACGGGATGCGGCTGGACCGCTGGTTTTCCCGGCATTTCCCGCAGCTTGGCTTCGCCCGTCTGCAGAAGCTGATCCGGAACGGTGAGGTGCGGGTCGACAAGGCGAAGGCGCAGACCAGTACGCGCCTGGTGCAGGGGCAGGTGGTTCGCATCCCGCCGATCGATGATCCCGACACCGTTCGACCGCACCGCGTGAATGAAGAAGATGCCAGGTTTCTCAAGGACTTGATCCTTTACGAGGACGACGATCTCTATATCTTCGACAAGCCGCATGGCCTGGCGGTACAGGGGGGCAGCGGCACCACGCGGCATCTGGACGGGCTGCTGAAGAACCTGCCCAACAAGCAGGGCGAAGCGCCGCGTCTGGTGCATCGGCTGGACCGGGACACTTCGGGTTGCCTGGTGGTGGCGAAGACCGCTGCGGCGGCGAAGCATTTCGGCTCGGTGTTCCGGTCGCGTTCGGCAAGGAAGATCTATTGGGCCGTGGTGGCGGGCAATCCAAGTCCGCGCCAGGGCGAGATTTCCTGCTTTCTGGCCAAGCGGCAGACGGCGGATGGCGAGCAGATGGCGGTGGTGCGCAATGGTGCTCCGGGCGCGGTGCATTCGTTGAGCTATTATTCGACCACCGATACGGCAAGCCGGCGGTTTGCCTGGGTGACGCTGAAGCCGGTGACTGGCCGGACGCACCAATTGCGCGTGCATATGGCGCAGTTGGGGACGCCGATCATCGGCGATCCGCGCTATTTCAATATCGAGAACTGGCAGGAAGCGCCGGGGCTTGCCGACGGTCTGCATCTGCATGCAAGGCGCATCGCCCTGCCGCTGCGCAACGGAAAAAAGATAGATATTTCAGCGCCTTTGCCGCCGCATATGCGGCAGAGCTTTGAAGCGCTCGGCTTCGATCCGGATCGGTTCGATGCGCAGAATGACGATCCGGAGGACGTGGCGTGA
- the crcB gene encoding fluoride efflux transporter CrcB produces the protein MQAVFLVGLGGAIGATARYGAYVLVGRWWAAGFPLATLLVNILGSFLMGVLIGTLARTLPAFANEIRLFVAVGILGGFTTFSSFSLDTIVLIERGEIGQALLYIGLSVVVCLFGLYLGLLITRGAA, from the coding sequence ATGCAGGCTGTTTTTCTCGTCGGGCTGGGCGGCGCCATTGGCGCAACGGCCCGCTATGGCGCCTACGTGCTTGTCGGTCGTTGGTGGGCGGCCGGTTTTCCGCTGGCGACGCTGCTGGTCAATATCCTCGGCTCCTTCCTGATGGGCGTCCTGATCGGCACTTTAGCCCGGACGCTGCCGGCTTTTGCCAATGAAATCAGACTGTTCGTCGCTGTCGGCATTCTCGGGGGCTTCACGACCTTCTCCTCCTTCTCGCTCGATACCATTGTGCTGATCGAGCGCGGCGAGATCGGCCAGGCTCTACTTTACATCGGCTTGTCAGTTGTAGTTTGCCTGTTCGGTCTATATCTCGGGCTGCTGATAACCAGAGGTGCGGCATGA